Proteins from a single region of Hordeum vulgare subsp. vulgare chromosome 6H, MorexV3_pseudomolecules_assembly, whole genome shotgun sequence:
- the LOC123402633 gene encoding serine/threonine-protein kinase STY13-like encodes MEMESGSTFYAGEGLHIDPSWLIDPKLLFVGPRIGEGGHAKVYEGKYKNQNVAIKIVHKGDTPEEVVKRQGRFLREVTMLSRVQHKNLVKFIGACLEPVMVVVTELLVGGSLRKYLVSLRPRNLEPRVAVGFALDIARAMECLHAHGIIHRDLKPENLLLTADQRTVKLVDLGLAREETLTEMMTAETGTYRWMAPELYSTVTLRHGEKKHYNHKVDVYSFAIVLWELLHNRLPFEGMSNLQAAYAAAFKNIRPSADNLPEELSEILTSCWKEDPSDRPNFTQIVQMLLHYLSTLSPPEHMAPARTFSSENAILPPESPGTSSLMASRGDITPKGNIEDKPRGFFFCFSQCY; translated from the exons ATGGAAATGGAGTCGGGGAGCACGTTCTATGCGGGTGAAGGTCTTCACATTGATCCCAGCTGGCTCATCGACCCAAagcttctatttgttgggccacgGATCGGTGAGGGTGGACATGCAAAGGTCTATGAGGGAAA GTATAAGAACCAAAATGTTGCCATCAAGATTGTGCACAAAGGGGACACCCCTGAAGAGGTCGTCAAGAGGCAGGGTAGGTTCTTGAGAGAGGTGACCATGCTGTCAAGGGTGCAGCACAAGAACCTTGTCAAG TTTATTGGAGCTTGCCTAGAGCCTGTCATGGTGGTGGTGACCGAGCTATTAGTGGGGGGCTCTTTGCGGAAGTATTTGGTCAGCTTACGGCCTAGGAACCTGGAGCCTCGTGTAGCAGTTGGATTTGCATTGGACATTGCCCGAGCCATGGAATGTTTGCATGCACATGGAATCATTCATCGTGATCTTAAACCTG AGAATCTGCTGCTTACTGCAGACCAGAGAACAGTTAAGCTCGTCGACCTTGGTTTAGCAAGAGAAGAGACGTTAACAGAAATGATGACCGCGGAAACAGGAACCTACCGTTGGATGGCTCCCGAG TTGTACAGCACAGTCACATTAAGGCACGGAGAAAAGAAACATTACAACCACAAAGTAGATGTTTACAGCTTTGCGATTGTGTTATGGGAACTACTACACAATAGGCTACCCTTTGAGGGCATGTCTAATCTGCAAGCTGCATATGCTGCCGCCTTCAAG AACATCAGACCAAGTGCAGATAATTTGCCGGAGGAGCTATCAGAGATCCTAACATCCTGCTGGAAAGAAGACCCAAGCGACAGACCAAACTTTACCCAGATAGTTCAAATGCTTCTCCATTACCTCTCAACCCTTTCACCGCCAGAACATATGGCCCCAGCTCGCACATTCAGTTCGGAGAATGCAATCTTACCTCCTGAATCGCCTGGGACGAGCTCACTAATGGCTTCTCGAGGCGATATCACGCCTAAAGGCAACATTGAAGACAAGCCAAGGGGCTTCTTTTTCTGCTTCAGCCAGTGTTATTAG